The Helianthus annuus cultivar XRQ/B chromosome 15, HanXRQr2.0-SUNRISE, whole genome shotgun sequence genomic sequence acgtTTCGACATACGGAACCTATGCCGAAAGATATCTTCGTTGTACTTCGGGTCTTCGACAAAATAATCcgccatgagtgtctcatgcTCCTCCTCACGTTGACGTTCAATATATCTCCTTCGGTTAGATGTGCCGGTATCTTGAAGTTCGGCTTCttcgatgagattttgaaaaaaaagaatGCTACTATCGGATGAATCGTCGCTACTCATGGGTGGGAACCATAACGGGAGTTCATCCGCCATTTTGTATGGTAAACTTTTAGAAGGAATTGGTGGTATTTTTTGGTTTGTATGAGTATAAACTTGAAGGTATATGGTTAAATGGTTtattgtgatatatatatatagtttaatttaaaaaaaaaaattattttttttaaacggtaatattaccgttgGATGTGCCCCCCCTTTTCCATTTCCTTTTCCCGAGTCGGCAAAGGGTTACCGCT encodes the following:
- the LOC110913673 gene encoding uncharacterized protein LOC110913673; the encoded protein is MADELPLWFPPMSSDDSSDSSILFFQNLIEEAELQDTGTSNRRRYIERQREEEHETLMADYFVEDPKYNEDIFRHRFRMSKRLFLKIVSDVEENDPWFVEAPDARGRKGFTPLQKVTSAIKQLATGNTPDEND